A window of the Nitrospirota bacterium genome harbors these coding sequences:
- a CDS encoding SCP2 sterol-binding domain-containing protein, producing the protein MNNSANPGLRAFFGTLVLLTRLSGGKVRGGGEKVDLTGFTGSINMEFTGAGGSTWHCVVAKNYVRFFPGAEANARATVTLSVEDFFKMLAGKTSPYTAGLTGRVRVKGEGHAGMMVGGIVTQVDTLRKTKGLAGVLARWWTDRVLRKSGTGHTFPSGG; encoded by the coding sequence GTGAACAACTCAGCGAATCCCGGGCTCAGGGCCTTCTTCGGGACTCTGGTCCTCCTGACACGTCTTTCCGGTGGGAAAGTTCGAGGCGGGGGCGAGAAGGTGGACCTGACGGGCTTCACGGGATCCATCAACATGGAATTCACGGGCGCGGGCGGAAGCACGTGGCACTGTGTGGTGGCCAAGAACTACGTACGCTTCTTTCCCGGGGCGGAGGCCAACGCCCGAGCTACCGTCACCCTCTCGGTCGAAGACTTTTTCAAGATGCTGGCGGGGAAGACCTCCCCGTACACCGCGGGCCTCACGGGACGTGTGCGCGTCAAGGGCGAAGGTCACGCCGGCATGATGGTGGGGGGGATCGTGACCCAGGTGGATACCCTGCGAAAGACGAAAGGGTTGGCGGGTGTTCTTGCGCGTTGGTGGACGGACCGGGTTCTGCGGAAATCGGGGACGGGACACACATTTCCATCGGGAGGTTAA
- a CDS encoding haloalkane dehalogenase yields the protein MSTELECMRTPDDRFENLPGYPFQPHYAEIGGLRIHYVDEGPPSAQPVLMLHGEPSWSYLYRKMIPILVKAGHRAVAPDLVGFGRSDKPIRRDDYTYERHVDWMREVILALDLRGIALVCQDWGGLIGLRLVGENPERFARVVAANTFLPTGDMDPGDAFRNWQRFSQETPDFHVGGVVKGGCVNDLPADVIAAYDAPFPDDRFKAGARQFPMLVPIRPDDPASEANRKAWQVLMKWEKPFVTMFSDSDPITRGADRFLQMAIPGCKGQPHTTIKGAGHFLQEDKGEEFAERIVEFMKGAP from the coding sequence ATGAGTACGGAACTCGAATGCATGCGAACGCCGGACGACCGTTTCGAGAATCTCCCCGGCTATCCATTCCAGCCACACTATGCAGAAATCGGCGGACTGCGCATCCACTATGTGGATGAAGGACCGCCCTCCGCGCAACCCGTTCTCATGCTCCACGGCGAACCTTCGTGGTCGTATCTTTATCGAAAGATGATTCCGATTCTGGTCAAGGCGGGCCATCGGGCCGTGGCGCCCGATCTTGTCGGCTTCGGCCGCTCGGACAAGCCGATACGACGGGACGACTACACGTACGAACGTCACGTCGACTGGATGCGCGAGGTTATCCTGGCCCTCGATCTTCGCGGAATCGCGCTGGTCTGTCAGGATTGGGGCGGTCTCATCGGCCTTCGACTCGTGGGGGAGAACCCGGAGCGCTTTGCGCGCGTGGTGGCGGCAAATACGTTTCTCCCCACGGGCGATATGGATCCGGGTGATGCCTTCAGAAATTGGCAGCGTTTTTCGCAGGAGACGCCGGATTTCCACGTTGGTGGAGTGGTGAAGGGCGGCTGCGTGAACGATCTTCCTGCCGACGTGATCGCGGCGTACGATGCGCCGTTCCCGGATGACCGATTCAAAGCCGGGGCCAGGCAGTTTCCCATGCTCGTCCCGATCCGGCCGGACGATCCGGCCTCCGAGGCCAATCGGAAGGCATGGCAGGTCCTGATGAAGTGGGAAAAACCATTTGTGACGATGTTCTCCGACTCCGATCCGATCACGCGCGGCGCCGACCGGTTCCTTCAGATGGCGATCCCGGGCTGCAAGGGCCAGCCCCACACCACGATCAAAGGGGCGGGGCATTTTCTACAGGAGGACAAGGGGGAAGAATTTGCTGAACGGATCGTCGAGTTCATGAAGGGGGCCCCGTGA
- a CDS encoding TetR/AcrR family transcriptional regulator: MRSHRSNGRAGRASRLRERQAGRTREDIERAAMEECLRRGYRNLQIRDITRRAGCALGTFYLHFKDKREVFRKLLRRYLTELRSQIDDRFKSATTPEEGIRLSFEAFFDFVESNRAAFALIFREGWMADPDFSGTFRNVFQAFVDDTRDRLRIAQALHVLRTDDAESLETAAWAMVGSLALVAQQWSDDPKMEKLRLVENLSALWRDALVKPGRAGTPLPAELSAA, translated from the coding sequence ATGCGTTCACATCGATCGAACGGGAGGGCCGGAAGGGCATCGAGACTCCGCGAGAGGCAGGCCGGGCGGACGCGGGAGGACATCGAACGCGCGGCCATGGAAGAATGCCTCCGCCGGGGATACCGGAACCTCCAGATCCGCGATATCACGCGGCGCGCGGGCTGCGCCCTCGGGACGTTTTATCTCCATTTCAAGGACAAGCGCGAGGTTTTCCGGAAACTCCTCCGCCGCTATTTGACGGAACTTCGGTCCCAGATCGACGATCGATTCAAGAGCGCCACCACGCCGGAGGAAGGAATCCGGTTGTCTTTCGAAGCCTTCTTTGATTTTGTGGAATCGAATCGGGCGGCGTTCGCCCTCATCTTCCGCGAAGGATGGATGGCCGATCCGGATTTCTCCGGGACCTTCAGGAACGTGTTTCAGGCATTCGTCGACGACACGCGGGATCGCCTCCGAATCGCCCAAGCCCTCCACGTGCTCCGAACGGACGATGCCGAGTCCCTCGAAACGGCGGCCTGGGCCATGGTCGGCTCGCTCGCCCTCGTCGCCCAGCAGTGGAGCGATGATCCAAAGATGGAGAAACTGCGTCTGGTCGAAAATCTCTCCGCCCTCTGGCGAGACGCTCTCGTGAAGCCCGGGCGGGCCGGGACCCCGCTTCCGGCAGAATTATCCGCAGCATGA
- a CDS encoding DUF2225 domain-containing protein, with the protein MPEQTSFMKKEVYCPICVFKIPVLKPKVGSAVPVKRESDFHSICTGVNPLLYEVAVCPKCSYAAYEPELRQIKPEEVRKVQQVKEPIPDAVKQMKFAEERDIPTAIAAYHLAIRQYGARPKQDETLASIFLRIAWLYRESNQAEKETPMLLKAAEYYEKSFTSQRTWKSTLGEAGLLYLVGELYRRAGDREKAVFWLSKCISHPNTKLRKDLDTLARDAWMDLKKEAHPAPKS; encoded by the coding sequence GTGCCTGAGCAGACCTCGTTCATGAAGAAAGAGGTGTACTGTCCCATCTGCGTCTTCAAGATTCCCGTTCTGAAACCGAAGGTGGGATCCGCGGTCCCCGTCAAGCGCGAGTCGGACTTCCACTCCATTTGCACGGGGGTTAATCCACTGCTCTATGAGGTGGCCGTCTGTCCCAAGTGCTCCTACGCGGCCTACGAACCGGAGCTCCGCCAGATCAAGCCCGAGGAAGTCCGGAAGGTTCAACAGGTGAAAGAGCCGATTCCGGATGCGGTGAAGCAGATGAAATTCGCGGAGGAACGGGACATCCCCACGGCCATCGCCGCGTACCATCTCGCCATCAGGCAGTACGGCGCCCGCCCCAAGCAAGATGAGACGCTGGCTTCCATCTTTCTCCGGATTGCCTGGCTCTATAGGGAATCGAACCAAGCCGAAAAGGAAACCCCGATGCTCCTCAAGGCGGCGGAGTACTACGAGAAGTCGTTCACCTCGCAGCGGACATGGAAATCCACCCTGGGGGAGGCAGGGCTCTTGTACCTTGTGGGTGAGCTCTATCGAAGGGCAGGCGACCGGGAGAAGGCCGTATTCTGGTTAAGTAAGTGCATTTCGCATCCGAATACCAAACTTAGAAAAGATCTCGACACTCTAGCCCGGGATGCGTGGATGGACCTCAAGAAAGAGGCACATCCGGCCCCTAAATCGTAG
- a CDS encoding sigma 54-interacting transcriptional regulator, with protein MLDLLVKLRAVRRLREIIRSWWGIELMFVDLEGNVRGFSPGERFPAPTPVCGPILDSPPGFLRCISALKQGHLSALQMSLDSRSDFPTKRFFEGRCHAGFAHLALPIRVEGAPIGFILCDGIVSKPLGEVDSDKLRSLETDLHLSEGTLTRAAADIRGTSADSLEKLKDLLSMIFEEAASYLREIRERDERISELSDELKDTYHYHDLIGKSASMRQVFSMIKKVVETDVTVLIQGENGTGKELVARALHYQGSRSHKPYIAQNCAAIHENLLESELFGHLRGAFTGAVRDKRGLLDVADGGTFFLDEIGEMPPALQTKLLRFLQEGTFIPLGGTSEKKVDVRIIAATNRDLASLVQQGKFRQDLYYRIQVITIQLPPLRERTEDIPVLVEHFLGKQAAKGRSKTLSPETLHRLLNYSWPGNVRELEHEIERLAVLSGGESTIGPDLLSPKIKDGGSESTDSKGWGSLHRAIHSLAQQPWHRAKERWVGLFGRPYLEEVLRSVDGNVSKAAKISGLPRSTFYRLLHRHGLMAKPH; from the coding sequence ATGCTCGATCTACTCGTCAAGCTCCGGGCCGTCAGGCGGCTTCGCGAGATTATTCGGTCGTGGTGGGGGATCGAATTGATGTTCGTGGATTTGGAGGGAAACGTGAGGGGGTTTTCCCCCGGTGAGCGATTCCCGGCACCGACGCCTGTGTGCGGTCCGATCCTGGATTCTCCACCAGGGTTTCTGCGTTGCATCAGCGCCCTGAAACAGGGGCATCTGAGCGCGCTTCAGATGTCGCTCGATTCGCGATCCGACTTCCCCACGAAACGATTCTTCGAGGGCCGATGCCACGCGGGGTTCGCCCACCTCGCGCTCCCCATCCGCGTCGAAGGCGCGCCCATCGGATTCATACTGTGCGACGGAATCGTTTCCAAACCCCTGGGTGAGGTAGACTCCGACAAACTCCGCTCGCTCGAAACGGATCTCCATCTTTCCGAAGGCACGCTGACGCGGGCCGCCGCCGACATCCGGGGGACGTCGGCGGACAGTCTGGAAAAGCTGAAGGATCTCCTGTCGATGATTTTCGAGGAGGCCGCGAGCTACCTGCGCGAGATCCGGGAGCGCGATGAGCGGATCTCCGAGCTATCCGATGAGCTTAAGGACACCTACCACTATCACGATCTTATTGGGAAGAGCGCATCCATGCGCCAGGTTTTCTCCATGATCAAGAAAGTAGTTGAAACCGATGTGACGGTCCTGATCCAGGGCGAGAACGGCACCGGCAAGGAACTCGTCGCTCGCGCCCTGCACTATCAGGGATCGAGAAGTCACAAGCCGTACATCGCGCAGAACTGCGCCGCCATCCACGAGAATCTTCTGGAGTCCGAACTCTTCGGCCACCTGCGGGGCGCTTTCACGGGAGCGGTGCGTGACAAGCGAGGGCTCCTGGATGTGGCCGATGGGGGGACGTTCTTCCTGGACGAAATCGGGGAGATGCCTCCGGCTCTCCAGACCAAGCTGCTCCGATTCTTGCAGGAGGGCACCTTCATCCCGCTGGGTGGCACTTCCGAGAAAAAAGTAGACGTGCGGATTATCGCCGCAACGAACCGGGATCTCGCCTCGCTCGTGCAGCAAGGAAAGTTCAGACAAGACCTCTACTACCGCATCCAAGTGATTACGATCCAACTGCCGCCCCTGCGCGAACGAACGGAGGACATTCCCGTTCTCGTCGAACATTTCCTTGGGAAGCAGGCCGCCAAGGGCCGGAGCAAGACGCTCTCGCCCGAAACGCTCCATCGCCTCCTCAATTACTCGTGGCCCGGCAACGTTCGGGAACTGGAGCACGAAATCGAGCGGCTGGCCGTGCTGTCCGGAGGGGAATCCACGATCGGCCCCGATTTGCTCTCACCCAAGATCAAGGATGGCGGAAGCGAATCGACGGATTCAAAAGGCTGGGGATCGCTCCATCGGGCCATTCACAGTCTGGCGCAACAGCCTTGGCATCGCGCCAAGGAACGCTGGGTGGGGCTGTTCGGTCGACCTTATCTGGAGGAAGTCCTGCGTTCCGTGGACGGCAACGTCAGCAAAGCCGCCAAGATTTCCGGCCTCCCCCGTTCCACCTTCTACCGCCTCCTCCACCGCCACGGCCTGATGGCCAAACCGCACTGA
- a CDS encoding DUF2283 domain-containing protein, translating into MRVRYDAEGDFLEITFRKAKGYSRRIRPDIYQRVDAKGRLLGVAVFNFMKQRRRSIDLPFEVRSIIAKAA; encoded by the coding sequence ATGAGAGTCCGATACGATGCTGAGGGTGACTTCCTTGAGATCACGTTCCGAAAGGCGAAGGGCTATTCTCGCCGAATCCGCCCGGATATCTATCAGAGAGTGGACGCGAAAGGTCGGCTTCTCGGTGTGGCCGTATTCAACTTCATGAAACAGCGTCGGCGCTCCATCGACCTCCCCTTCGAAGTCAGGTCGATCATTGCGAAGGCCGCCTGA
- a CDS encoding PIN domain-containing protein codes for MDALVVDTSVWIEFFKGRTFTALETALAESRVVLAPIVVAELLSGRLSLARRRSIEDFLIELPLHETPLFHWASVGSLRARLAENGIAVSAPDAHVAQCTLEVNGALLTLDRVFDRVASRTPLKLLRVAD; via the coding sequence GTGGACGCCCTCGTCGTTGACACCAGCGTCTGGATCGAGTTCTTCAAGGGCCGCACTTTTACCGCGTTGGAGACGGCCTTGGCAGAAAGCCGCGTGGTCCTCGCGCCGATCGTGGTGGCAGAGCTGCTGTCAGGCCGGTTGTCGTTGGCCAGGAGACGATCCATTGAAGACTTCTTGATCGAACTCCCGCTACACGAAACGCCTCTGTTTCACTGGGCGAGTGTGGGCAGTCTGCGAGCCCGACTCGCGGAAAATGGCATCGCCGTGTCCGCTCCTGACGCTCACGTGGCACAATGCACATTGGAGGTAAACGGCGCTCTGCTGACGCTGGACCGAGTGTTCGATCGCGTCGCGTCGCGAACTCCTCTGAAGCTCCTCCGCGTCGCCGACTAG
- a CDS encoding insulinase family protein encodes MNTSATGEGLPVPKGIKPATNGSRKTVLDNGLRVLTQDIPQVHSVSIGLWVDSGSSSEPKEQAGLSHFIEHLLFKGTTTRSAKDIALEIERVGGMLNAFTGREFTCFYIRVLHSDLPLAMEILSDIFYNPLFDGTEMEKERAVILQEIKMVEDTPDDLVHDLLHQNLWGENSFGMPIAGTAGTVRSIQRGQVVDFFKTYYRPRRVILSAAGRLDADAVLKMAREKFDRPMNDRGADPVVPIVPPYRKSLRTHERDLEQIHVCLAFPAFAEKDPRRYPLSLLNTYLGGGMSSQLFQEVREKRGLVYSIYSYASLYRAVGYVGVYAGVGREGVRECVDVTRAEIGRILKGEFTRENLDRTKTQIKGQLLLGMESTFNIMQKLAKDEFLFGRHVPLEEVIANFEAVKVDDVIRTANEIYSEKNLSLTLLGPAPDANSLLT; translated from the coding sequence GTGAACACCAGCGCGACAGGCGAGGGCCTCCCCGTTCCTAAGGGAATCAAGCCCGCAACAAACGGCAGTCGGAAGACCGTCCTCGACAACGGTCTCCGAGTGCTGACGCAGGACATTCCCCAGGTCCACTCCGTCTCCATCGGCCTTTGGGTCGATTCCGGCTCTTCGAGCGAGCCCAAGGAGCAGGCGGGACTTTCTCACTTCATCGAACATCTGCTTTTCAAGGGAACGACCACGCGATCTGCAAAGGACATTGCCTTGGAGATCGAGCGCGTCGGCGGGATGCTGAATGCCTTCACGGGCCGGGAGTTCACGTGCTTCTACATCCGCGTCCTTCACTCGGACTTGCCTCTCGCCATGGAGATTCTTTCGGATATTTTCTACAACCCTCTCTTCGACGGCACCGAGATGGAAAAGGAGCGCGCCGTCATCCTCCAAGAGATCAAGATGGTGGAGGACACGCCGGACGACTTGGTCCACGACCTCCTGCACCAGAACTTGTGGGGAGAAAACTCTTTCGGCATGCCCATCGCGGGCACGGCGGGCACGGTCCGGTCGATCCAGCGCGGGCAGGTGGTGGACTTTTTCAAGACGTACTACCGGCCGAGGCGCGTGATCTTGTCCGCCGCGGGCCGTTTGGACGCCGATGCGGTTCTGAAGATGGCGCGTGAGAAATTTGACCGCCCGATGAATGACCGAGGGGCGGACCCCGTTGTCCCGATCGTTCCGCCGTACCGGAAATCCCTTCGGACCCACGAGCGCGATTTGGAGCAAATCCACGTCTGCTTGGCGTTTCCGGCGTTCGCCGAGAAAGACCCACGCCGCTATCCCCTGAGCCTCCTCAACACGTATCTGGGGGGGGGGATGAGCAGTCAACTCTTCCAGGAAGTTCGTGAGAAGCGCGGCTTGGTATATTCCATCTACTCCTACGCTTCGCTTTACCGAGCGGTGGGTTACGTCGGCGTCTATGCGGGGGTGGGCCGGGAAGGAGTGCGCGAGTGCGTGGATGTCACCCGCGCGGAGATCGGGCGCATCCTCAAGGGAGAGTTCACCCGCGAAAATCTTGATCGAACCAAGACCCAGATCAAGGGCCAGCTCCTTCTCGGCATGGAAAGCACCTTCAACATCATGCAGAAACTGGCGAAGGACGAGTTTCTATTTGGACGGCACGTCCCCCTCGAAGAAGTCATAGCGAATTTTGAAGCGGTCAAAGTGGACGACGTGATCCGTACCGCGAATGAAATCTACTCCGAGAAGAATCTTTCCCTCACACTCCTCGGTCCCGCCCCGGACGCGAACAGCCTCCTGACCTGA
- the pnp gene encoding polyribonucleotide nucleotidyltransferase has protein sequence MAIHTVQTTLANKSFSFETGKIATQAHGSAVCRMGDTVVLSTAVMGGERKGIDFLPLSVDYLERTFAAGKIPGGYFRREGRPTEKEIITSRLIDRPIRPMFPDGYFKDTQVIATALQYDQAHDPDVVAVNASACALLISSLPFTQALGCVRVGRVEGRLIINPTSAETDKSDLDMIVVAKRDAIVMVEGSAKYLSEEQVLEALFLAHDSILPILDMQEELVQKIRPEKLVVKPREIESDLRSKITSHLNKKLMAAMTIPKKHERRDARAKVMEELDALIKPEGAELPPGADEFIENEERRLVREMVLKQKKRLDGRGLTDIRPITCEIGVLPRTHGSALFTRGETQALVITTLGSAMDEQRIDALEGELFKSFMLHYNFPPFSVGEVKPLRGPARREIGHGVLAERAVRAVIPEAEKFPYTVRVVSDILESNGSSSMATVCGATLSLMDAGVPVKAAVAGIAMGLIAEGNDVAILTDILGDEDHLGDMDFKVAGTETGVTAIQMDIKIDGLKREVLADALRQAKDARMRILDTMKKTIAQPRESLSQYAPRIFTLQINPEKIRFVIGPGGKNIKSIIEKTNVQIDIENSGAVNIFSTSKEAADEAIAMIRESAQDYKVDEGAVIKGLVERIENYGAFVQLMPGLTGLLHISELDVRRVDKVTDIVKEGQEIEVKVLAVEPNGRIRLSRRALLEGGDAPQAGGRSGAGSDQDGRPGPRGGDRSEGGDRPPRRDGPSRGGPQRGEQRGEQRSEHQRDRRGPPRS, from the coding sequence ATGGCCATCCACACTGTCCAGACCACTCTGGCCAACAAAAGCTTTTCGTTTGAAACCGGAAAAATAGCCACGCAGGCGCACGGGTCCGCCGTCTGCCGCATGGGGGACACCGTCGTCCTGTCCACCGCCGTCATGGGCGGCGAGCGCAAGGGCATCGATTTCCTGCCGCTGTCCGTCGACTACCTGGAGCGGACGTTCGCCGCGGGAAAAATCCCGGGGGGCTACTTCCGCCGCGAGGGCCGGCCCACGGAAAAAGAAATCATTACCTCGCGTCTGATCGACCGCCCGATCCGTCCCATGTTCCCGGACGGATATTTCAAAGACACACAGGTCATCGCCACCGCTCTTCAATACGATCAGGCGCACGACCCGGACGTCGTGGCGGTGAACGCATCGGCTTGCGCTCTCCTCATTTCGTCTTTGCCCTTCACCCAGGCCCTCGGCTGCGTGAGAGTGGGGCGGGTGGAAGGCCGATTGATCATCAATCCCACCAGCGCAGAGACGGACAAGAGCGACCTGGACATGATCGTTGTGGCCAAACGCGATGCCATCGTCATGGTCGAGGGCTCGGCGAAGTACCTCTCCGAAGAGCAGGTGCTGGAGGCGCTGTTCCTGGCGCACGACAGCATCCTGCCGATCCTGGACATGCAGGAGGAGCTGGTTCAGAAGATCCGCCCGGAAAAGCTCGTCGTGAAGCCTCGGGAAATCGAATCCGATTTGCGTTCGAAAATCACCTCCCACCTGAACAAGAAGCTGATGGCCGCCATGACCATCCCGAAGAAACACGAACGTCGCGATGCGCGGGCTAAAGTGATGGAGGAGCTGGACGCCTTGATTAAGCCGGAAGGCGCCGAGCTGCCGCCGGGCGCGGACGAGTTCATTGAGAACGAAGAACGGCGGCTCGTCCGTGAGATGGTGCTCAAGCAAAAGAAACGGCTCGATGGCCGCGGTTTGACCGACATTCGGCCGATCACGTGCGAGATCGGCGTGCTGCCGCGGACTCACGGCTCCGCCCTGTTTACTCGTGGCGAGACACAGGCCCTCGTGATCACGACGCTGGGCAGCGCGATGGACGAACAGCGCATCGATGCGTTGGAGGGCGAGTTGTTCAAGTCGTTCATGCTCCACTACAACTTCCCTCCGTTCAGCGTGGGCGAAGTCAAACCGCTTCGCGGCCCCGCACGCCGGGAAATCGGCCACGGCGTTCTGGCCGAGCGCGCCGTCCGGGCCGTCATTCCGGAAGCCGAAAAATTCCCTTACACCGTTCGCGTGGTGTCGGACATTCTTGAATCGAACGGTTCCTCCTCAATGGCCACGGTGTGCGGCGCGACCCTGTCGCTCATGGATGCCGGCGTGCCGGTCAAGGCGGCCGTGGCGGGCATTGCCATGGGTCTGATCGCCGAAGGGAACGATGTGGCGATCCTGACGGACATCCTGGGCGATGAGGATCACCTCGGCGATATGGATTTCAAGGTGGCCGGGACCGAAACCGGTGTCACGGCGATCCAGATGGACATCAAGATCGACGGGCTCAAGCGGGAAGTGCTGGCGGATGCCCTCCGTCAAGCGAAGGATGCTCGCATGCGGATTCTGGACACCATGAAGAAGACGATCGCCCAGCCGCGGGAGTCTCTCTCCCAGTACGCTCCGCGCATCTTCACGCTTCAAATCAATCCGGAAAAGATCCGCTTCGTGATCGGACCGGGCGGCAAGAACATCAAGTCGATCATCGAGAAGACGAATGTCCAGATCGACATCGAGAATTCGGGCGCGGTCAACATCTTCTCCACCTCGAAGGAGGCTGCGGACGAAGCGATCGCCATGATTCGCGAGTCCGCCCAGGACTACAAGGTCGATGAAGGCGCGGTCATCAAGGGTCTGGTCGAGCGCATCGAGAACTATGGCGCGTTCGTCCAGCTCATGCCGGGTCTCACGGGCCTCCTTCATATCTCGGAGCTTGACGTCCGCAGGGTGGACAAGGTCACCGACATCGTGAAAGAGGGCCAGGAAATTGAAGTCAAAGTCCTGGCCGTCGAACCGAACGGCCGGATTCGACTCAGCCGCCGCGCCCTTCTGGAAGGCGGCGATGCCCCGCAGGCAGGAGGCCGAAGCGGTGCCGGAAGCGACCAGGACGGTCGACCCGGCCCAAGAGGTGGAGACCGGTCCGAGGGCGGCGATCGTCCGCCTCGCCGGGATGGGCCATCGCGTGGAGGTCCACAGCGGGGCGAACAGCGCGGGGAGCAGCGTAGTGAACACCAGCGCGACAGGCGAGGGCCTCCCCGTTCCTAA
- the rpsO gene encoding 30S ribosomal protein S15 — MAEKRKTKRDVIKTYQHHKEDTGSPEVQVALLTDRIESLTKHFDAHKKDHSSRRGLLMLVSKRRRHLDYLKKHFPDRYKGLIQRLGLRK, encoded by the coding sequence ATGGCGGAGAAGAGGAAAACCAAGCGCGACGTCATCAAGACGTATCAGCATCACAAGGAGGATACCGGATCGCCTGAAGTCCAGGTGGCCCTTCTGACGGATCGCATCGAATCGCTGACGAAGCATTTCGATGCCCACAAGAAGGACCACAGTTCCCGGCGCGGTCTGCTGATGCTGGTGAGCAAGCGTCGCCGCCACCTCGACTACCTGAAAAAGCACTTCCCCGACCGCTACAAGGGGTTGATTCAGCGCCTCGGCCTGCGGAAGTAG
- the truB gene encoding tRNA pseudouridine(55) synthase TruB — protein MRSAPKRPPAVKLNGLLLVDKTEGITSYDVIRRLKQAIPDQKIGHTGTLDPFATGLLLTLFGEATKLSDYLSDLEKEYLATVKLGEETDTQDKTGKVTKKVDGPWPDRKTLLEVLKTFEGTIKQRIPKFSAAKHQGKPFYQLAREGEEVPERDHEVEVHRIDVLEYTPPVARLRVLCGKGFYVRALASDLGQKLSVGAHLSELRRTKWGPYKVEAALSADAISGPAAIFQKGVAMVDILSFLPAVKLEEEELEILRAGHAVKLFKKSAIVPVKNGEKIRMRVCDIDGNLSVVAEAERSSPADEIPPARPGELLLKPLKVLQAT, from the coding sequence ATGAGATCGGCTCCGAAGCGTCCCCCGGCAGTGAAACTGAATGGTCTGCTTCTGGTGGACAAGACGGAGGGCATCACGTCCTACGATGTGATCCGGCGACTGAAGCAGGCCATTCCCGATCAGAAGATCGGACACACGGGAACGCTCGATCCCTTCGCCACGGGGCTTCTCCTCACTCTTTTCGGGGAGGCCACCAAGCTGTCGGATTACCTCTCCGATCTGGAGAAGGAGTATCTCGCTACGGTGAAGCTGGGCGAGGAGACGGATACGCAGGACAAGACGGGAAAGGTGACGAAGAAAGTGGACGGCCCGTGGCCGGACCGAAAGACCCTCCTCGAGGTTCTGAAAACGTTCGAGGGAACCATCAAGCAGCGCATCCCCAAGTTTTCCGCGGCGAAACACCAGGGAAAGCCGTTCTATCAACTGGCCCGGGAGGGGGAAGAGGTTCCCGAGAGGGATCATGAGGTGGAGGTGCATCGGATTGACGTGCTGGAATACACGCCGCCCGTCGCGCGATTGCGCGTCCTCTGCGGCAAGGGATTCTACGTGCGTGCGCTCGCGTCGGATTTGGGCCAGAAGTTGAGCGTTGGAGCGCATTTGTCGGAACTTCGCCGGACGAAGTGGGGGCCTTACAAGGTGGAGGCTGCGCTTTCAGCGGACGCCATCAGCGGTCCGGCGGCGATTTTCCAAAAGGGTGTGGCGATGGTGGATATCTTGTCGTTCCTTCCGGCCGTGAAACTCGAGGAGGAGGAACTGGAAATTCTTCGGGCGGGACATGCGGTGAAGCTTTTCAAGAAAAGTGCTATAGTCCCGGTCAAGAATGGAGAAAAAATAAGAATGAGAGTCTGTGATATCGACGGCAATCTGTCCGTGGTGGCAGAAGCCGAGCGATCCAGCCCCGCGGATGAAATCCCTCCCGCGCGGCCGGGTGAACTGCTCCTCAAACCGCTCAAGGTCCTGCAGGCCACCTGA